The Sus scrofa isolate TJ Tabasco breed Duroc chromosome 6, Sscrofa11.1, whole genome shotgun sequence region ctgactcgacccctagcctgggggacttccatatgccacatgtgtggtcctaaaaaaaaaaaaattaaaaaaagaagctggaaaaagccCGTAAATAGAGTCTGTTCTTCCAGAAGGGGTGCAGACCTCATCCGACTTTAGCCGAGTGAGACTCATGCCACATGTCTCACTCCCAGAACTGTAAGGCAACAAGTCTGCATTTTAAACCACCAGGTTTATAAAATTTACATGGCAGCCATGGAAAACCATTAGAGGCCCGCTGACACCCAGAAACTGGAGTAAGTTCAAAGAAGGCATAGCCGCTCTCTAGGCCACGCACATCCTGTCCCTTCCCAGCCTGAGTGTGGCTTCCTCAGAGGAGACTCCTGATTACAAGCAGTTAGTGTCTGTGACCATCTGCGCTGCTGTCACAAAATTGCAGCGTCCTGGAGGCTGCCGTCGAGGGCCAGCAGCTCCAACGGTCTCATGAAGAGCCTCTTCCTGGTTCCCAGACGCCCGTCCTCTTGCCACATCCTCACGTGGTGGAAGGGGCCAGGGTACTCTGGGGGCTCCCTTTCGCCCTTTCGTAAAGGTACTGACCCCACTCATGAGGCTCCGTCCCCCTGCCCCAATCGCCTCTCCAAGGCCCCACTTCTAAATGCCGTCACATTGGGCGACTCGGTTTCGACATGACGAATTTTGAGATGACAAACATTGTCAGTGGCAGTTAGGGCTCCCACTTCTGGAAGCCAGTCCGGTTGTCCCGAGCCTATCACTGACCTCTGCCGTCACCCGGGTGCATGTCACACCATGTCCGTATGGGTCCCCCAGAGCTGCGGCTCAGGAGGCGTGGGATGCCGTCCCCAATTGCTAAGGAGAGCCGAGGCTGTCCGGAGGCACCATCCCCAAGGTGTCATCGTGACGGTCATCCTGGGACTGGCCACTGAGAACAGACTGGGTTTCAAGGCTGCACATCACCCCCTTGTCATCTCGGGAGCCAGGGACGTAGGAGCAGCACGGAGAGACAAGACCCGcaggctttttaaaataactgcatCCTTTAATGGCAGTAATACAATTATTGGATTAAGAGACCACAGGAGAAAGGGCAGGTGACGGTTCTGGAAGACAGATCTGGAGTACAAAAGGGGGCGGAATAGAGTCATGCGACAATCATTGTAAAAATACAGTACGTTATATACATATTTGCACCATCAACTTTCAACTCTGAAATAGTATTTACACTTTTGTTACAATCCTGGTTAGagaacaatttttctttaaaagctcGGCCTGATGGCAAATGAAAATTTCGGGTGAATTCATAGTCCCATGAGGTTCTTAGGCTGAATGTTCCGAGAGGAGAGTTCCAGCTTCTATTTCAtccacagattttttaaaaaggtatttaattttgcttttacaaaagaaaattttcaaaggagggaaaaaaacccaaccacGGCCACACTGtgtattctttcttattttacaaaCATCAAGGGCTGCAGCCCTCTGCTTCAAGGCCAACTCTAGTGGCTGAAGAAAAATCTCACTAatgattgtttaaaaaacaaaacaaaacaaaaagacacaaagacaaaccAAACCAACCTGATCATGGCACACTGACCCCGACGAAGGGGCTGCGTCTCCTGTGCTCACTTCTGGCCCCAAACTCAACCACCATTtctctcctgggggaggggggttggtaTAGGAGCCCCGTTTACCTCCCACCCCAAGGAGGTAGGAAGGGGGCCCCTTTGGCTGGGACACCAGGTTTCCTCATTATCAGCGAGGAAGAGTTAGGGACCTTAGGTGAGACGGCTGAGGCGGTGGGATGagaagggaaggggcaggagacAGTCGGCATGTACTGACATGCAGGCGGGAAGGACCCTGGCCACCCAGCCTCGGCCAGTTCCTCTCGGGCCCGTCCCTTCAGGCCATGTTCGTAGTGTGGACCTCCTCTGGACAGGACAGGCCCGGCCAGGGTCTTAGGGGCGGTGGGGGCACTCGGGGCAGGCATCTctgctcccttcctggctcagccgGATGGGAAGAGCAGGACACAGGCTTTGGGCTCCTTGCCCCCACCCTCAGTGGGTTCCCAGTCCCTCTCCTGGAGAGGGCCATGCAGCCCCTTCCTTGCCCTGGCTCGTCTCTCACCCTTTCCTCAGGCCCCTGTCCCCAAAGTATCCACAAATCCAACACTGTACATGCTTCTGAACTCATGCACCTGTCAGCTTGGAAGAAAACCAAACGCACCAAAAACCACAGGCCCTAAAGATATGGTGCAAGGAGGTGTGAAGAAAGCGGAGGGAGCAGAAACACTTTGCCTAGAACCACCAAGGGTTCCCTGTCGGAAGCCTGGTGGAGTGGCCACGCCACGGATCCTTGAGCTGTCCCCAGAGGGGCTGGCACACTGGGCACTCTGGCTTCTGAGGCCCAGGGCAGACCCCAGCAGGAGGGGAGAAAGGCATGGCCGTGACACGACAGGACAGGATGAGGGCTAATACTGACGGAGAACACGTGGTCTGCGGAGGCGGCCTCCTGGAGGCAGCTCTTGGGGGACGTCGCCCCACACCAGCCCTGCCGACTCCAGGTCCATCTCTTACCCTGGAATCTTCTGACACAAGCTGGACAGCGCGGGTTTAGGGATGCACTCTGGACGGAGGATGGCAGGAAGGCCCATGTGAATCCGGACGAGACAGCAGTGGGAAGGGACTGTGTCTCTCCCAGCCCAGGCAGCTTCTGAGGGTTTGCTCATTCTTTCTTGATACTTTTTCACTTCCACTGGCCCCTGAAGCGGGTCATCATTGCCAGCACACTGCAGAGGAGATGGGGTTCTAGAAGCGCCTGGACCTGCTTCCACGCTGGTCCTGCCCACTGTCGTGGCTCCGTCTCTTCTTATTCACGCAACACAGGGTGAGCAGTGTTTACTGCCTTCTTGATGTCTGCTGTTCCTTTTGTCCTGGGGGCATGGGGGctaggggagaaggaagaggggccaGGCTTTGCCCAGAAAACCCACCGGACCCCCAGCCACCAGACCGCGGCCCCAGCCTTTAAGGAGTCCCTGAAAATCAGGCCCGGCCAGGCCAGGAGGAGTGCCAGTTGGGGCTGAGGCCCGGGGACTCGCGACTGTTCACACGTACACGTAGGTTTTCTCACCGGGAGCCTAGGAGCCCCGCAGCGCTGACCAGAAGTGAAGATGGTTATGTACAATTTATATGTTTCAAAGAAagtactaccaaaaaaaaaaaaaaaaaaaaaaaaaaaaaaggcaaggggaaaaaaaaatagaaaaaaaagaaagaatacccccccctcccccaagcccccaaCTCTGGCTGCTGCCCTTAAATATTGCCCTGGGAAGGGTAGGGTGCGGGGAGCACTCGACTCTGGCTTAATACTACTGGCaaaagggggaggcagtggggtcaAAGCCTTTAAAAACATCTTTCAGGGACCCAGCGTCCTGCTCACCCTCTCGGGCTGGGCTGTTGCCGGCAAAGGGGCTTCCGGAGCCCGTCTTGGGTGCCTGTTTCACCGTCCCGAAGAGCGTGGGCACGGGCAGGTTGTGCACACCAGGCTGGGGGGAGGCGCCCTCTGGTGGCGGGGTGCCTGAGGCAGCGGCGGCAGGGGTGGCCTTGGGCCGGGGCCGGTTGTAACTGTTGTATCTGTCCGTGGCTGCGGCCGCGCCCCCATCTGCCCCGGGCTTCCCTGATTCGGGCTGTTCCAGAGCGGACTTGCGGACAAATGGAGGCTCCTTGGCCTTGGTGGCGGCACTCTTGCCGTTGCCCTCGGGACCCTTGGGCTGGGTGCCCGTGTCGGCAGCAGGCTCTGTGGCTTTGCCACCAGCATTGGGAGTCCTGGGGTCATAGAGGCTGATGCCACTCAGCACGCTGCTCTGCCCGCTCCCGCTGCCCTGGCCCAGGCCGCCTGCTGCCAGCACTCGGGGGTCATAGGGGGCAGTGGCTGGTGGGGAGGACTCCCCGCTGGGGCTGGCGGATGGAGAGACTTCAGTGGAGCCAGGCTTGGCGGCCCGCGAGGAGGTGGCAGAGTCTGCTGGTTTCTGCAGCCGAGGGTCGGTGGGTGTCTTTCGCACTCGGGGGTCACTGGGCTTGTCACCGGGACCAGGGGCTGCGAGGGGCCGGTGGCATTGACAGTCTTTAGGATGCGAGAGAGGAGCTCGAAGTCAGGCAGGTTGGAGCCGGATGCGCTGGGATCTGTGGAGGTGCCTGGGCGCtgccgggggttgggggggcccGAGGTGGTGGTGGTGCGGTGCAGCCTGGGATCCAGGGCAGGCATGGACTGCAGGGCTACGGGCACGGGGGGCACCGCATCCTGCTTGGGGATGGGCAGGGGGATCAGGTCCTCAGGGTTCCAGAGCACGGTGCGGGCGAAGCTCggcttgctcaaagtcacatCTTTCTTGATGTGGCTGAACTGCTGCAGCTGCGATCGCGGGTCCCGCAGCGGGTGCCCAGGGAGAGGATCCAGGGGAATGTTCACAGCCTTCTCCCGAAGGGCCcgctccccttcctcctcctctgcaggGGGTGGCCCAGACCCCTTGGAGCCACTGGGGCCCACGGGACTGGAATGAAGGCCGCCTTCGGgcttgggggtgggcagggagcgAGCCAGTCGAGGGTCTGAAGGTCCCGTGTCACCTGGGCCTGACCCACCGGAAGCCTCAGCATGACGGCTGAGTCTGGGGTCCCGGCTGAGGCGGGGGTCAGCCAGCCGGCCTCCCGTGGGGTGGCCCTTCTGGAGGCGGGGGTCCCCCAGCCCACTGCTGCTCAGCTCCCCGCCGGAAGCCTGGGGTCGGCTGGATGTCTGCTGCCTCAAGGTCTTCAGGATGGAGGTGACACTGCTCCCACCCTCATCCTCGTCGCTTGAATACCAGTTTCCAGGGTCACctgagaaaaagcagaaaggCGCAAGGAGAGGGTGAGTGGCCACCGTGTCTGCCACCAGGCTTCCTGGACCCCATGGCGGCCTGCTCCTCTACCTCTTACCTCTCACAATCTCAGGTTCTCCTCTCTTAAaacacctccctcccctccaaaGGATGCCACCAAGAGCCAGGGCGCTCAGGCAGGCCAAGAACGGAGCCCGGCAGGCCGCTGGCTAAGGCTTATGGACTTTTCTCCATGTGCCAGCACCATTCTAAGTGATTTGTCTTATTTGTCACAATCACCCAGGATGTAGTATTATTAGCAagcccatttgacagatgagaaaacagaggcaaggACAGTGCCATGAGAttgggcagggggcgggggccgAGCCAGGACTGAGCTCAGACTCTGAGCCCAGGACTCTGCTGTCACCTCCTCACCTCCCGGGCAGATCCAGGCCCCTACGTGGCAGGCCCAGCTCGGAGGGCCTGTGAGCTGACTCGGCTCTCAGTGTGCCTGGGGCTTACCAGCACTTGCTTCCCAGGCCCCTCGCACATTACAGAGACCCAGGGAAGGGCAGTCACCAGCAGCTAAAAGGCGGGGCCGGGTGGGCAGACTCAGAAACCGGCCCGAATCCAATGGTCTAGGCAGGTGCAACCGGAGGCGCCggggatttgtgtgtgtgtggcggggggtggCTGTCCCCTGTTCTCACTGTCCCATTTGCCCCTGGGCTCCTGTCAGGTAGGGCCACCCATGGCCTCTGGCTTCAGGTTCTAGAGACCATTTGTCTGCCCCATGTCACCCTGGGGTGGATGCCATCAGGTCCCTGGCAACTGCCTGTGACTATGTATATTGCTACTGGCTTAGGTCAATGACAAGTCTCAGCTGCTGGCTTCCCACGGACATGGTCTGGGCAAAGGGGGACTGAGCGTCTCCCTACAGCCTCCTCGGTGAGGGTGCGGGGTAAATCTGTCATCTGCTGTCTCCTCCAGGCaccagcccccctccctcctcgATGGGGTCAGGGTCTCTCCCGAACCCCACACACAGAGGGCTGCCCCAACTTCTACTTTTCTCAGGGACATGCAGCAGCCCTGGCAGCTTCACGGCCCTGGGCAGGGGGCCCTCCCTGGCCACAGGCTCCTTTCCGGCACGTTCCCCACCTCTCCCCTGCACGGCGGCCCGGGGGGCCTGCGCCCACTGGGGAAagcccctgcccctggggaggACACATGCCTTCCTCATTCTCCCGGTCCTGCTTGCTGCTCTCAGCCAGCCTCCtcgctctctcctcctcctcctgctgcttctgctggaTCCTCAGGTACAGGGCCCTCTGGGCCGAGGGCAGGAAGTCGGGGACACCGGCGCCCGGCTTCGGCCGGCCTGGGGGCCCTCCCTCAGAGAAGCTGTCAGGCTCCAGAGGGTGCTCGGGGAAGAGGTGCTCCCCAGGCTCCCCCGGCAGCTCTTCGTAGTGCCCGTAGTCCTCTGTGGCAGGGAAGAACCGAGGGTTCACGTCGGGAAGGGCCGCACAGCGCCAACTCCGACCCACCCTTGCCCTTCACTGGAAACCGCCCCCGATGGCGATGGGTGGGAGCGAGCAgcccccccagcccttcctgCCCCCCCCATGGGGCCCGCGGAAGCCCAACAGCGGGAGACGGAGCAGCCAGTGGGGAGTCCCCACCTAGGATGCAGCCACTGACAATGGGGTGCACAGTGTGGCTTAGTGACATGGGCAAATGCTCATGAAGTGAAAACAGGACGGAACGTCATACAAATGTTTATCAATTGCAAAGAAAAGGCTttgaaaagacagacagaagaCAGCCCCTCTGGAATGAGACTGGGAGAGGGGCTGAGAGATCTTTCACTTTAGGGGCCCCTGAACCCCACACACGTTTATGAGCATGGTGTTGCagaaggggatggggtggggtgctgCTCCCACAGAGCATCTAGGAAGCACAAGACTGAAGGGTCTGCCTCCACTGCTGAAGGGCAGGCAGCCACCTCCTCGACAAATTCTACCCAAGTCGGAGCCAGGGACGGGGGAAGAGCACAGGGGGGTGCAGGACGACGCACGCGGAGACCGAGTGTGTGTGTATCGGGGACAAAGCCTAGTTGGCACCGCCCCACAGAAGGTTCTGCAATGAACCCAGGAAGAGAATCTTTATCTTAAACTTTCAGGATTCAAATGATTAAATCTGTAAATACTTCACACACAAAGCACTTGAAGCAAAAAGTGAAAGGTCACTTTTTTCTAGCCCATGAACTTCGTAACACATCAAGCTGATGGGTGAGCCGCTCTGTGTCACACCCTGGCTGGGTACATGGCTTAAACCACAGTCCCACCCATCATCCCTGCTTGGAATTTAAGAGTGAATTACTTGATGGTCCTGCAATTCTGAATGTACTAAAAGCTACTGCACAGCATTGAGAGAGGAGATTTCATGACGCGGACATCAGAATGAgttactccaggagttcccgtcgtggcgcagtggttaacaatccgactaggaaccatgaggttgcgggttcggtccctgcccttgctcagtgggttaaccatccggcgttgccgtgagctgtggtgtaggttgcagacgcggctcggatcccgcgttgctgtggctctggcgtaggccggtggctacagctccgattggacccctagcctgggaacctccatatgccgcgggagcggcccaagaaatagcaacaacaacaacaacaaaaagacaaaagacaaaaaagaatgagttaCTCCAGAGACAGCAGCCATCACCGGCTTGGGAGACTTGGATTTCTCCCCGCAGACCCTCTCCAGGCCCGTGTCACTACACACACTGTTTATGAGGGGAGAAGACGGGGGCAGACACAGCCTCTCCAGGTCGCCTGCTCTTCCCGCTTGAGAACAtgcccctgccctctcctcctcaGGACTTTGAACCGTATCCTTTGCCCCCACCGACCCCAGCCTGGTCGGCTCCCTGGCCCTCCCTCCACGGTTCCGCATGGCTGTCAAACAGGTACCTCACGCTTGATATGGCCGAAGCAGAAGTgctgcccccccatcccccagcagGATTTCTGGCAACGGGGCTGGCGAGCACGCCCGTCGAGGGACTCCACCCCAGCCGCCTCGTCACATGGACCCTACAGCGCCACCTCCAAACCTAGCCCTGCTACTCCCTGGAGGCGCCCAGCCGCCGCCCACCTCACCTCTGCCCAGGATGACTCATGGGCAGCCCACGAGGCTCCCGGACTCCACCCTGGACCCTACCAACACCCGTCGCCCTGCCGCCCCTCCACCGAGTCCCCCTGGTCATGGCCTGCAGTCCTGTGTTCTGGGACCTcgcccccacctccctctgcttTTCTCAAACAGGACGCCTGGCTGGGGCCTCCCTACCTGCGGGAGCTGCTACCTCTGCCATGCCCGGGAGCTCCTTCCCCCTTCACGCCCAACTCGCATTCCCTCTTCTGCCAGGCCTCTGCTGACTGGGGCGCCCCCGAACACAACACAGCCCGCTGCAGCTGCCTCCACCCTGTCACCTCCCCCTGCGGCCCAGCTCGCCTCTAGTGATGACTCGCGCTGCAATGAGCCTATGTGCTTATGCACACGTCTCCTGCCTGCTTCTCCCGCTAAAATGCAGTTAAGGCAGAGGCCACGTGCTCTGCTTGCTCCAACCCCAGGCCTGGAAGCACACCTGGCCCTTGGCAGCAAGGACGCATCTCATCCTTTGGAAGGCTCCGACTGATGTGGCACTGTCACCTAACCAGCCCACGGTCAGACACCTAACTTGTCACCAACACATGTTCTTGTTttagcaagaaaggaaggaaaggaggaaggaagatggTCAGTGGTGGGGACAGAACAGCAGAGTCGCAAGGCAGCTCCAAGCCCAGAACCATCTGGAAGGAGGCCGCTTTGGCTGAGGGCACCTCAGCCTTGTACTCGATCCTATTGCATACCGCCCCGCTAACTCCCCAGGCTCCCGTTCACGCAGATCAAGCTGgacttataaaaaattaaataaattacagcaATGATAAGCATAACACTCCTTTTGGATTCAACATAGTGACACATGTCACTGAAAACGCTCAACCACTCACAGGACAGAGATGGAGTTGGATTCATGTTTTCCAAGACtcagaccaaagaagaaaaaccagaTCTTCCTGACTACATTCCACTGTGCCAACCCAGCAGCCCCAGCTGGCCCCACCCAAGCCCTGCATACCTGTGTCCCCAATGAGGCCTGGCTCCATTTCCATGCCCTCCTGCTGCTGGTAGAAGTTTTCATAGAAGTTCTGGGCTGGCGGGATGGGGGGCATCATTCCAGAATGTGGGGAGTCTCCAGGACCATAGGGCATCATCGGGGGGCCTCCAGGTCCCATGGGTGGGCCCGGGTTCATGCCTGGGCCCATTGGCATGTCGGGGTGCATGTCGGGGTGCATGTCAGGGTGCATGTCCGGGTGCATGTCAGGGTGCATCGGGCCCCCCATCGGCCCTGGGGGTCCCATGTTGGGCCCAGGGCCCATTGGCCCTGGGGGTCCTCCGGGTCCAGGGAATCTAGAAGGAGAAAATGGTATTGTGAAAGGGGCTGCAGAGGAAGGGTGGCGGCCACAGTCCTGAGGAGACCCAGAGGCCTCCTCATGGTTGAGCAACAAGCAGCTCCAACTTGGGCCTTGGAGCTttggagagaggcaggaggctggcTCGGCCAGGCTAATGGCGACAGGCCCCGGCACAGAGGAGCCTGGCTGAGCCCAGAACAGCCCCAGGGCACTCACCTCACACCCAGCTTCTCGGCCAGCTGTCCTGTGGGCCGCACTACAATCTCAAACAAGGAGGGGATCTTCTTGTTGTACatgtcctgctgctgctgcagctgctgtggggACAGCGGCTCATGCACCGGCATGGGCATCTGAGGGGGCCcagggggtggaggcgggggtgggggcgggggcggggggccacCCTGCAGGGGCCTGCCATTTGGAGAGGTGGGGGCCGGCGggccgggcgggcggggcggggtgggcaggAGGCCCACGCCAGGGGGTGGTTTGGGCAGGGGGTTGATGCCCTGCTTCTTCAGTTCCTCGACTTCCTTCTCATCCTCGGCGCCTGCTTCCGCGTCATCGGCCAGCATCTGCGGGTGAGAAGGAGGAAAGGCGGCGAGGCTCAGGACTGGAGGGTCAGGTTAGAGCACACTCACACCTGCCTGAGGGCTGAACTTCCTGAGGAAAACTCGCCAATACCCTGAGGCCATCACAGCCTAAGGCCGATGACCTCTGAGCCTCTTTGGTTCAGAAATCAGGGACCCACACTACTGCATGCACACTCGGTGACCAGCTGACAGGAGAGCCGTTCTTGTTTTGCAGCAAAGTACACGTACTGTAACATGCACCACGGCACCATTTTCACGTGTACAATCCAACAAAATGATGTGCATTCACGATGCTGGGCAACCACAACCTCTACCTGGTTCTAGAACTTCTCTATCCCCGCAAATAAGACTCCTACCActcagcagtcactccccatccccCCGCACCCCCGGCCCCCGCAACCCCTAATCCACTCCCTGTCTCCAAGGATTTGTCTTATTCCGGACAGTTCATACAAACAAAACCCTATAATGTGCAATCTTTTGTGACtagtttcttttgtgtgtgtgctt contains the following coding sequences:
- the ZC3H4 gene encoding LOW QUALITY PROTEIN: zinc finger CCCH domain-containing protein 4 (The sequence of the model RefSeq protein was modified relative to this genomic sequence to represent the inferred CDS: inserted 1 base in 1 codon); the protein is MTSSPGPFGFILRKPTTPGTRPPAFGTMEAAPGTPPPPPSESPPPPSPPLPSTPSPPPCSPDACPATPHLLHHRLPLPDDREDGELEEGELEDDGAEETQDTSGGPERSRKEKGDKHHSDSDEEKSHRRLKRKRKKEREKEKRRSKKRRKSKHKRHASSSDDFSDFSDDSDFSPSEKGHRKYREYSPPYAPSHQQYPPSHTTPLPKKAYSKMDSKGYSMYEDYENEQYGEYEGDEEEDMGKDDYDDFTKELNQYRRAKEGSSRGRGSRGRGRGYRGRGSRGGSRGRGMGRGSRGRGRGSMGGDHPEDDEDFYEEEMEYGESEEPMGDEDYDDYSKELNQYRRSKDGRGRGLSRGRGRGSRGRGKGMGRGRGRGGSRGGMNKGGMNEDDDFYDEDMGDGGGGSYRRSDHDKPHQQSDKKGKVICKYFVEGRCTWGDHCNFSHDIELPKKRELCKFYITGFCARAENCPYMHGDFPCKLYHTTGNCINGDDCMFSHDPLTEETRELLDKMLADDAEAGAEDEKEVEELKKQGINPLPKPPPGVGLLPTPPRPPGPPAPTSPNGRPLQGGPPPPPPPPPPPPGPPQMPMPVHEPLSPQQLQQQQDMYNKKIPSLFEIVVRPTGQLAEKLGVRFPGPGGPPGPMGPGPNMGPPGPMGGPMHPDMHPDMHPDMHPDMHPDMPMGPGMNPGPPMGPGGPPMMPYGPGDSPHSGMMPPIPPAQNFYENFYQQQEGMEMEPGLIGDTEDYGHYEELPGEPGEHLFPEHPLEPDSFSEGGPPGRPKPGAGVPDFLPSAQRALYLRIQQKQQEEEERARRLAESSKQDRENEEGDPGNWYSSDEDEGGSSVTSILKTLRQQTSSRPQASGGELSSSGLGDPRLQKGHPTGGRLADPRLSRDPRLSRHAEASGGSGPGDTGPSDPRLARSLPTPKPEGGLHSSPVGPSGSKGSGPPPAEEEEGERALREKAVNIPLDPLPGHPLRDPRSQLQQFSHIKKDVTLSKPSFARTVLWNPEDLIPLPIPKQDAVPPVPVALQSMPALDPRLHRTTTTSGPPNPRQRPGTSTDPSASGSNLPDFELLSRILKTVNATGPXAAPGPGDKPSDPRVRKTPTDPRLQKPADSATSSRAAKPGSTEVSPSASPSGESSPPATAPYDPRVLAAGGLGQGSGSGQSSVLSGISLYDPRTPNAGGKATEPAADTGTQPKGPEGNGKSAATKAKEPPFVRKSALEQPESGKPGADGGAAAATDRYNSYNRPRPKATPAAAASGTPPPEGASPQPGVHNLPVPTLFGTVKQAPKTGSGSPFAGNSPAREGEQDAGSLKDVFKGFDPTASPFCQ